The Helicoverpa armigera isolate CAAS_96S chromosome 18, ASM3070526v1, whole genome shotgun sequence genome has a window encoding:
- the LOC110380083 gene encoding uncharacterized protein LOC110380083 — translation MVYFVLTFRASILLWALFASTSSEKIKGRLPDVGIISSFLEQFIRPYINSFRVNKPNQRSKDESKVEKAIRQKIAALKPMLQDSEESDKPKVESENNLTLEGNDETTIIEFLPKAKIKNKKEEKPLLRDVKQEDPFQKNIQKYKQLRQDIKKRLEKEKTATATRKLITRTLDEMIAQMIERQCTWQTVDTTELKNKLFKGPKNARRSMTQLKKLSNDDWMSLRKQYMNFLKFNHGKEDDFMRQFHDFFSNVMNDTLNLSTRYKIRCQLIKVDDNRQALRQNKVVEKNPCDSFKVCSDELREFLTNFYTYVNDTAVSTFRNYAAMYIRDVKSDIEIDKDTVLSTCEKISNTAERKVSKIFRKQVENFTLDENKNKVANIQHIGDFITATTEEVKATLKKNLESELGAMKTKLFATVKDDLAVNLKVDMENLGRLFNDRICTLFVLCNSRNSARRQGNPWTFTPKNTEDIYVKVQLTFDDELKDSLRFGRQRKWQGDMTHRFNKNLAAVEQRSIEYYPTSYNIYKQYYSAVCVAYENKTV, via the exons atggtatattttgttttgacgtttagAG CGTCAATTTTACTATGGGCGTTATTTGCATCAACAagttcagaaaaaataaaaggacGCCTACCAGACGTGGGCATAATTTCCAGTTTTCTAGAACAATTTATTAGACCTTACATAAACAGCTTCCGGGTGAACAAGCCCAACCAAAGAAGCAAAGATGAATCTAAAGTGGAAAAGGCTATACGGCAAAAAATTGCTGCTTTAAAACCAATGCTACAAGATAGCGAGGAATCGGACAAGCCAAAAGTCGAATCAGAAAACAATCTAACATTAGAAGGGAATGACGAGACAACTATAATCGAATTCTTACCGAAAGCGAAGATTAAGAATAAGAAAGAAGAAAAGCCATTATTAAGAGACGTTAAACAGGAAGATCCATTTCAGAAGAACATACAGAAATACAAACAATTGAGGCAGGATATAAAGAAGAGGCTCGAGAAGGAAAAAACAGCGACAGCTACGAGGAAGCTTATAACAAGAACATTGGATGAAATGATAGCTCAGATGATAGAACGACAGTGCACATGGCAGACGGTAGACACGACAGAATTGAAGAATAAGCTATTCAAGGGGCCGAAGAACGCACGAAGGTCCATGACCCAGCTAAAAAAACTATCCAATGACGACTGGATGAGTCTAAGGAAACAATACATGAATTTCCTCAAGTTTAATCACGGCAAAGAAGATGACTTTATGAGACAATTCCATGATTTCTTCTCCAACGTCATGAATGATACATTAAACCTGTCTACCCGATACAAAATACGTTGTCAACTCATCAAAGTAGATGACAACAGACAAGCTCTAAGACAAAACAAAGTGGTTGAGAAAAATCCATGTGATAGTTTCAAAGTTTGTTCTGATGAGCTCAGGGAATTCCTAACCAACTTTTATACTTATGTTAACGATACTGCTGTTAGCACTTTTAGAAATTATGCAGCTATGTATATCAGAGACGTGAAATCAGATATCGAAATTGACAAAGATACCGTACTGTCAACATGTGAGAAGATAAGCAATACCGCAGAACGGAAGGTCAGTAAAATATTCAGGAAACAGGTAGAAAATTTCACGTTAGACGAGAATAAGAATAAAGTAGCCAACATACAACATATCGGTGATTTTATCACAGCTACAACAGAAGAAGTTAAGGCTACACTCAAAAAGAATTTAGAATCGGAACTGGGAGCTATGAAAACGAAATTATTTGCGACAGTCAAAGACGATCTAGCCGTTAATTTGAAAGTGGATATGGAAAATCTTGGTAGACTTTTCAATGATAGAATTTGTACTCTTTTCGTGCTATGCAATAGCAGAAACTCGGCTAGGAGGCAAGGAAATCCTTGGACGTTCACACCGAAAAACACTGAAGATATTTATGTGAAAGTTCAACTGACTTTTGATGACGAATTGAAAGATTCTTTGAGGTTTGGTAGGCAAAGAAAATGGCAAGGCGACATGACGCACAGATTCAATAAAAACTTGGCTGCTGTTGAACAGAGGAG CATCGAGTACTACCCGACGTCATATAACATCTACAAGCAGTACTATTCAGCCGTCTGTGTTGCCTACGAAAATAAGACTGTTTAA